Below is a window of Synechococcus sp. RSCCF101 DNA.
AGGCAGTGATCTCGTCACTCCCTTCTCGGGTATTGACCGTTTGACCCGCTGAAACGAGCCAACCACTGTTGGACTGAGCCTCGTCAGCACGGTTGGTAAATGACACACTAAGCAAGTCTCTGGGTCCTGGCTGAAGGACACTGGAATCGGCGACGAAAGTAGCAATGCCATTAGCGTTCACAGTCAGCGTCCCGCTGGCAAAATCGAACTCACCAGACTGGATCCCACCAACTTCCTCGAACTGGGAAACTCTCATGGTGATCCCGTTGCTGACAATTGTCCCGGCTTCGGCATTGATCACATAGACACCTTGCCCAAAGGAGATCTCGTCGTCGCCACTTCCGCCGATGAATCTGCCTGATCCGAATCCGATTAGATCATCATCACCTTGGCCCAGGTTGATGGTCCCAGAACCTCCAAAACCTCCCCTAGCCTCAACTTCATCCTCGCCTTTACCAGTGTTAATCACACCAGTATTGAATATGCCCTGGTCAGGGCCGATACCAGTAACCTCATCATCTCCACCCCCGGTAAAGATTCTGCCATCGTTGACAATTCCACGGCTTGTACCGGTGGCGACAATCTCATCAGAGCCACCACCAAGATTGAGGACACCGCTCACGGTTAGAGCATCCATTGCGCCAGAGGCAGTGATCTCGTCACTCCCTTCTCGGGTATTGACCGTTTGACCCGCTGAAACGAGCCAACCACTGTTGGACTGAGCCTCGTCAGCACGGTTGGTAAATGACACACTAAGCAAGTCTCTGGGTCCTGGCTGAAGGACACTGGAATCGGCGACGAAAGTAGCAATGCCATTAGCGTTCACAGTCAGCGTCCCGCTGGCAAAATCGAACTCACCAGACTGGATCCCACCAACTTCCTCGAACTGGGAAACTCTCATGGTGATCCCGTTGCTGACAATTGTCCCGGCTTCGGCATTGATCACATAGACACCTTGCCCAAAGGAGATCTCGTCGTCGCCACTTCCGCCGATGAATCTGCCTGATCCGAATCCGATTAGATCATCATCACCTTGGCCCAGGTTGATGGTCCCAGAACCTCCAAAACCTCCCCTAGCCTCAACTTCATCCTCGCCTTTACCAGTGTTAATCACACCAGTATTGAATATGCCCTGGTCAGGGCCGATACCAGTAACCTCATCATCTCCACCCCCGGTAAAGATTCTGCCATCGTTGACAATTCCACGGCTTGTACCGGTGGCGACAATCTCATCAGAGCCACCACCAAGATTGAGGACACCGCTCACGGTTAGAGCATCCATTGCGCCAGAGGCAGTGATCTCGTCACTCCCTTCTCGGGTATTGACCGTTTGACCCGCTGAAACGAGCCAACCACTGCTGGACTGAGCCTCGTCAGCACGGTTGGTAAAAACAGAGTCCGCCAGATTCCTAGCCATTGACTTGATGAAGTGCATAGGACGTGGTGCAGTTCTAGTGCCTCATTCACATGCCTGACGTACCTCGGATTGAGGTTCTGATCCCACCAGCGCATCTGAAAAGCCTGTTCATCACAGGGATCTCGGTGGAGATTAGCCAGTCCTTAACGTTCCAGTTGTGTTTAGAAAGAAGTCTGGGATAAAGTACAGGCAATACACAGAATCAATCCCACTTATGAAAGCGGCAGCTGGTTCTCTACTGACCCTAGGTTGTACGGGTATTGCTGTCTCCTCGTGGGTTGAAGCAGAAGTCTGCTGCTGACTTCCGCCACTCATGCCCGGCTCAATGCCAAGGCCACCTCAGGTAGGAATAAGCCGTGTGCACTTAGCAGCCTTTGAGGGCCAGCTGCCCTTCTGATCCCGGCTCTCCGCCCGCATCGCCACCGCAGCGTTGGGGCCGAAGATCTCAACAAGGCCACTGTCTAGGTCCGCAATCTGAAAGGAGGAGTGCTCTCTGGCCCCTGTGCGCTCCCGTGAGCATTGGTCAGAAGACCACCCCCGGTTGAGGCGGCCAGTCCGGCCAATCCCCAGGGCTGATTCAAAGTCTCAGCAAGGGTCGTGGTTCGGCTGGCGCATCGCCATCGCCAGCAGTGCCGTGATGTCGTGCATCACTGCCTGCATCCCGGCTCGGATCCACTGAAAGCCCGACAGCCTCAACAGGTTCATCGCTGCCGTCCGCAGCGTGGCGATGGCACCAGCGCCGTTGCCCCGGTAACGGTGAGCATCCTCATGGAGTTGGGTGTCCCGGATCCAATGCCAGCCCTCGATGCTCCAGCGCTCCCGCACCAGTCGCAGCAGCGCTTCTGGGGTCGTGCGCAGGCTGCTCAGAAACAAGTGGGTGGCCTGGAACGGCTTCCCGTCGCGGGTTCCGGTGGCCGTCACCTCCACGATCCAGCTGGTGCCGATCCAGGCCTCAGTGATGTGCGCTGGAGCCTGCTTGGCGCGCAGCGTCCAGGTGATATCGCGGCCGTGGCCGGCCTCGCGATGCCTTGCCGCGAATGGGATCTTGCGCTTGCCCTGGAACTGGCTGCGGATCTGGCGGTGCAGCGTCTTCTGGTTCGCTTTGACCGTCAAGAGGAAGTCGGCCCCCTGCTCCTGGAGCTGCCGAAAAACGGGCGCTGGGTATGCAGGGCATCCGCCTGGATCAGCACGCCCTCGAGATCCAGCTCGCCAAGCAGCTGCCGGAGGACCGCCCGCTCATGGTTTTCGCCAGTGGCGTAGCAGGCCTGACTGATCGCCACACCGAGGGCCGCGGAGTACAGGGTGACCTGGGCAATGAACGCGGAGCCCCCGCCGGCCGTGGGCTCGATCGAACCCCTCAGGGTCTTGCCATCACACACCAGCTGATCGAGATCCGCTGCACCACCGGGGATCTGGGCGATCGTCCAGTCACGGATCGCCGCGCACAGCTCGGCCACGTCCACCTGATGGAAGAAATAGCGGAACGAGGAATCCGATGGCGGCCGGCGCAGCTCCACGCCCAGCGCCTCGGTGAGCGCGCTGTGGTGACGGATCGAAAAACGCTCGAGGTCCCGCAGGCTCTTGCAGCCGCTCAGGATCCCGAGCACCGCCACCAGCAGCAGATACCAGGCGGGGAAACGCACCCCACGACGCATCCGCGCATCCGGGATCGCTTTAAGGAAGCTGATCAGGTCGAGATCGGTTGCGGCAAAAGCGCTGTCGAGCACAGGGAGGAGGCGATTCCACCGACCTCAACCCATGCTGTCAGCCACGGCAAGACTGCCTGTGACGCACTTTGAATCAGCCCTGGGCCAATCCCGGTTCCTCCACCGGCACCGTGTCTACGACCTGCTCCAGAAGGAAGGCAGTGGGATCGGCCTGGCGTAGTGCCTTTGTGGGTGACAACACCTGCGGGCTACGGGAGGATGCATCCTGCTTCCAGCCCTCAGGGCATCCAGGTTCCAGAACGACTTACAGCCAGCATGTCTGCTGCCCGTGAAAGGGATCTCACGGCACTGGATCGGGTCGCTGGTTGGGCGGCCCGGCCTTTCTGCGGTCGGGCTCAAGTCCGTGACACAACGCTTGTGGAGCACTCCAACGAAAGTTCCCGTTGAGCTGTCCTTGAGCCGCGCATAAGAAAGCCCCCAGGCTGATGCCCCGGGGGCTGAAGGCAGTTGAAGGCGGACTGAGTACTCAGACGATCACGACCGACTGTCCCTCCACGAGCTGATCAGCGGAGACCCCCGTGAAGGTGGTGGTGCCGAAATCAGTGACCAGCTGAGCATCGGCTCCGGACTGGAGGACCGTGTAGCTGGTATCGGCCGTGATGTGGAAGAGGTCACCGTGCTCGAAGCTGAAGCCCGAGACGACGTCATCTCCTGCGGACCAGTGGAAGGTGTCGGCTTGCTCTGTACCCATCAGAACATCGTTGCCGGCTGTTCCCGTGATCGGATCAACCGGTCCGAGGCCATCATCCGGGAGGATGGGAGCGCTGGGGCTCAAGTCATCGGCTTCATCCAGGGGATCAGCCAATGAGGAGCTGTTGTGGCGATAGTCAAAGTTCCTGAGAACCTTGCCATCAGAATTAACAAGTTGAATCCAGTGAGGATCGTCACTAGTTACTCCTTCTAGCTTGACAGCAACCTTCACCTGGTCGTCGCCCGTCTTGAAGCGTACATCCATGGTTCCAGTGTTCCTGCCGTGGGTTCGATACCAGTCAGACACATTGGCGTTGCTATACGAGTCGACATTGATCTTGATCACATCGCCTTCAGCTGACGAGTAGTCCTCGATGACATTGAGGCCTCCGGTAAGAACGAATGTGTCTGCTCCCCCGCGGCCAGCAAGGGTGTCATTACCGCCTCCGCTGGTGATGGTGTTGTTGGAGTCGTCACCCCGGATTACATCATCAAGCATCCCTCCAGTAATGTTCTCAATGCTGTAGAGATGATCTGTTCGCGTGCTGGCGTCTGCGGTATTGCCGACGGTCCCATGGTAGACGTTGAAGTAAGTTCCGTTGTTTTGATTTTCCCATGAGGTGGAGTAGATCTGAAGCATGTCTACCTCTATTCCAAAAGCACGTGGATTGTTGGTTAGATCGTAGTTGTAAAATGCGGTGTCATTGCCGTCGCCTCCGTGGAGCTGGTTGTTACCGCTCCCGCCCATGAGGATGTCGTCCCCCCGAAGCCATAGAGGCCGACGTCGGAATTACTGGGAGCTTCCGGCCGCCAGGACCCTGTGGAGAATCCGGCGATCACTTCGTTTCCATTGGTACCGGTGAGGTTATTGACGTCGTCTTGGCCATACTGTTGCAGCAGGGGAGTTCCGACTGCCCCGAAGGCCGCCATCTGGTTGTTGCCGAGCCAGTCGAGGTCAGTTGCGAGTGCCGTGTTCAACTCGGCGCCGGTGGCCACTGCATCGTTGGCACCATCGAGGTAGAGATAGCTGCGATGGATGGAGTCGAGCAGTGCCTCGCTCAGGTCGCCGTCGCTGAGGGGGCCGTAGGCGTTGCCGAGCTGATCCTTCACCTCATCGAGGTTGAGGGTCACATCGAGCAGGGGTGTGGCCATGTCGAGCTGGCTGACCAAGAACCCGAAGCCCTGCTGGGGGTCCTTGGCCTCGAACTTGAGACGGGTGTCGTTCTCGGGCACCAGGTCGACGATCAGAACGTCCTCAAGAGGGTTGAAGTCGGTGATGATCTGCGACTTCTCCGGTGCGGGGATGTCGATGGTGAGGGAGGGAGGCGTCCAGTCGAACTGGTCATAGGTGGGACTTGTGTAGCCGCTAATTGCACGGCTGATGTCACCAATGGCGCCGATAAACCCTCCAATAACCGGCGTCTTGGAGCCGAGCTTCAAGCCGATATCACGAAAGGTCTCTGTCCAGTCGTTCTTCTTGTGATGCTCAGTAAATGAGCCGGGACTAAAGTCGTAGCTGAGCATCTGCTGGGCGAAGGTGCTGACGACAAAGGTGTCCGAGCCCTCACCTCCGCTGAGCGTATTCTGATCGAAGTGGTGATCTCCTTTCCCCTCCTCACCGTGTTCGTATGAGTTCTTGCCCATGGAGTTAATCCAGATCACATCATTCCCATCACCCCCGTCGACCAGATCACTTCCTCCCCCGGTCATGATCAAGTCGTCTCCGGCTCCTCCGTTAATGATGTCGCTGGTCCTGTTTATTCCATCTCCATTCGGCTCATAACTGAATACCGTTTCAGGAGTTGCCTGCTCCCAATCCGAGCTTCTCATTCCCTGCCAGCCGACGATGACATCGGATCCATCGCCACCGTTAATCAGCATCGCGTGCTTCTCGTCCACCGCCTGATCGCCTAGGCTGTGAACAAGAATGATGGAATCCTGGTTGCCCTCGATGTCCACCCTCGCTCCGGTGTGAGCCAGGACGAGACTGCTGGCTTGATTGCCAGGCTTGTCGACAACCCTAAGCCACTCATCTCCGGCAATGTATTTGCCACCAGCGTCAACTACTGTTGATTCCTCATAGGAACGCACGCGATCGTTGGTGCTGCCTAGCACCTTTTCGGTAGTTGGACTCTCGACACCTGCGTCATGATCTTCCGGGGGCTGTTCCCCATGTTGGCCTTCTGAAGCCATCGATGTCTCGCTTGATGTGCTGTTAAGGCCAATGGCGGGTGATGGCGTGTTGCCCTGTGTTGTTAATCCGGAGGAGCCGTCAACAAAGCTCGGATTGGTTGGTGTGGTCTTTGCCAGTTCGGTCTCCAGCGCATGCTCGCTGCTGTAGCCGGTGATGGGGTCGATGTTGGTGAAGGTCATGATCATCACTTGTGTTTTGGAATGAAGGAGTAGTGATGTCAGACCTGCTCAGAAGGACTCTGTTGCAGGCCGCTTCCCTTGGCTCCTGACGTCATGATCTGCCTGCCGCCCGAACCGTTCATCCTTCATCTGAAGGATTCGAGGGCAGAACCCTACAAATGAAGGGGTGCTGCTCCACCAGACAACGCAATGGCCACTTCAGAGTGCAACCGGTGAGCAAGGATCTGTCGCTGCTGATACCGGAGCGCCACGATGAGCTGCTTCAAAGGCACGCAGACGCAAGTCGGGTCACAGTCCAGTTGCAATTCATCGCCATGGGTTGCCGCCCTGACCTCCGCTAGATCAGTAGGGGCTCGACGCCAATGCGGCACGCATGGTCTCGCCTGAGCTGGATCGACACTCCGGGAGTCACATCGCAGTCCAGGTGGCCCCCGAGAGGTGTCCGCGACTGAAGCCCATCCGGTCCTCTTCTCCGGGCCGTGCGCTGGTCGAGGGATCTGGGCTCAGCAGAACCCAGCCAACAGGGAGCCTGTTGTCTCAGTTTGTCTCGGATGAACGCTGTCATGAGATCCGCGGGAAGGGTCTCGCTAGACCAAGCCAGCGAAGGTCCGCGATCCCCCTTTGGTGGCCTTCCGCAGGAGGGGCGGATAGCCATCGGCGCATGGCCCCTCCCCCCAACCTTTGAGTGGCTTGGGGAGGCTTGCCCGACTGGCCGCTGGCACGGCGTGTTGCCGGCAGCCCCTCCGGGTCGATCGAATCAGGGCTCTCACTGGACTCTTCTGGGCCAGGCCCGCTGAATTCACGCCAGGAGCAGCTTGGCCAGCAGCAACGAACCCAGAGTTGCCATCACCGAAGCCTCGCAGGCTCAGGTCTGGTCACACACTCCTCAGCAGAGGTGCTGAGACCACCCCGCTCGGTCCGGTTCTCCGATCCTCAACCGCACCCAAGTTCACGACGGCACTTCATGGCCGGGGCGATCCCCGGAAAGACCCTTCAAATGGAGGATGTGCTGACTCGTCATTTCCAGGAGGGTGTCTGCAGTGGAGCCAAGAACACGGTTCTCTCCGCCCAACTCACACCCAATGCACCAATGAGCATGCTGACCTATCGCGGCATCCCCTATGCACGGCACAGCCAGGGATCCATCAATCACATCTCCTCCTTCTCACCTGGCCTCTTGACGTATCGCGGTGTGGCCTACAACCCCGACATTGCCAGGGCCTGGTCACAGGGCTCTCCGGATGAGTACACCAAGACCTACCGAGGAGTGATGTACCGGCAACTCAGCCGCGACTTGCCCTTTCGTTGGCTGTTCTCATCGCGCAGGCTGCAGTACGACGCCTCGTGAGCTGAGAACGGTGCCATGCCTTGAACTGCCGGAAGCTCCTGCGATCGTTGACGGGGTGGACGTCCATGGCCGTACCTCCACAGAGGGACAGCCACATGCTGATACCGAAGACTGTATGTCCGCGATCCCAGGCACTCCTCGATGCCGCCCTGTCCTCTACGGCCTCTCAATGCCCCCCAGAGCCCCGTGATTCCCTTCAGGCATGAACACACGCGACCACCACCAGAGGGGTCTTCCAGTTTTGAAAACCGAGCGGAGAAGCCCGTTTTGACTACGTTCCAAGGGGGAAATGGTGAGATGGCGGACCATGCATGGTGATGACCTGCGTACTCACCAGCAACTTGCCTACCTGCTGAGGAAGGATGAGGCCTCAACGACCACAAGCACAGGAACAAGGGTACCCCACAAGGCCGAAGAGTTCCTAGTCATGTTCTACATGTTCATGGAGGAGCCAGAGGCAGCGGTAGACGCCCTGGCCATGGGGACACCCCTCATGACAGCCAAGAGACGACTCGGGGGGGGATTTAGATCTGGGCAAAAGCCAGACGGCGACTGGCTTTGTTGAAGTGTACCGTTTAGAGAGAGACCCATAGCTATTAGGTGGGCCCCCTATGCGTTCCCCGCTCTGTCTGATGAAGGCGGATTAAGTACCTCCGACTGTTGTCACGATGGCCTCCAGATGATGACAACTTCCGTATCGATGCCGAAGTCGCCCTGGAGATAGCCCGGCGAATGACCCCCTAGCAGCAGTAGACCCCTGGCCGTAGGTGTACCCCTGATGGTGGCCCAAGCACGCCTCTCAAAGCGCATTACCCGAACCTGGGAACAACTCAGGTCCTAACAGGGTTTGAGAAGTCAGGATTATAGGAGGCCCCATCGCTCAAACGGGGTTCCAGGGGAATCCAGCCCGCGGAGAAAGCCTGGCGCAGAATTGTTTTGTGAAGGGCCTAGTTTAGACGGGGGCTCCAGAGGGCTCAGAGGAGAACCCATCACCAAGACGTAGTCCTGGGGGTGTCGACTCTATTGGAGGGACCATTGCCTTTTCGTGGCCCCTGCTGTGGGTGTCGGCCCTGTTGACGGGACCATAGCCTTTCGTGGCCCGCTGAGAGAAGGTACTCACTTATGGCGGGGCCATTGGCTTTCGCAGCCCCTGATGGGGTAACTACGGACTCACGCAGAGAGGGAAAGAAACTATCTACAACCTATAGAACAGACAACAATGACCAAACTGTTGACCAAGCACGGTGCGAACCTGAGCACACCTCAGGCCCGTGCTTTCCTAACCAAGATGGATGAAGCTTTCAAGGGTGGAAAGGAGCCGAAGCTCAGACAGCTCGAACAGGAGCTGATGCTTCTCCAGGATGTCTTCGATGCTGAGATCCTGAAGCGGGGTCGTGGATTAAGCCACGGCTGCTCCCGATGAGATTTTCACGCAAAATTTCGTGGGCCCAATCAAAGGCATCGAAGCCAACATCTCCCCCGGTACCCCTACCCAGATTGCTCAGGGGTCTGAACGCAAAGAGACACCTCCCGTTACCCCGAAGTGGAGGCCCGTCCAGCCGCGACACAGGTGCACCACTCGCCCGCCAGCCGCAACTCATGGGGTGCTCAAACCAGAACCCAGCGACCTCCGCCTTGGTACTCCTTCCCATTCCCGGCCTGGATGGCGATCACAGGGGGACGCGAACGACCACCCCACCTGGACGGGGTGAGAGCCGAAGGCCCTGATGCCCTTCCTCCAGGGCCTCGACCCAGCAGCGCAAGAAGTTCTGTGAAGCAGATCGGCAAAGTGGTACTAGGAATTCGAAGAACCTGGGACTAGGCTACCCTTCAAAAGCATTGGTACGACTGGATTATCAGCCCATGCTCCAATTCGAGAACTACCGCTGAATCCACCCGCGCTCAGGCCATCGGGCGGCAATCGAAGACCGCCCCTGAGCACTCCCCCGAACGCCACCCACACACCGTCAGCTGCGATCGAGCAGGCAACCGAGGCCGCCACCCACCACCGCTCCCAGCGGGATGGCCCATCCGCGGGCCGAGGGTCTGGAGCTGGCGGCCCCCACGCCCCCGCCCAGGAGCCCGCCGATCACAGCTCCCTCGGTGCAGGCTCCGTACCCCCGCTGCGGCACATCGGGCTCATAGAGATTGGCGGCCGGGCTGATCGGGGCCACCGGCGCCAGCGACGGGCGGGCGCAGGGCACCTCCACATCCTTCCAATCCGCCAGGACGTACCCCTGCCGGGTTGGGGTGCCGGGCACGTAGCGCTCGTCGTAGACGCGCTGGTAGCAGGTCTGGGCGATCGGCCTCGGACCCGCCTGAACCGCGGGCAGGGCCACGCTGGCCGTGAACAGGAGTGTGGCCTGAGCCGTCAGAGAGCATTGGCGTGCGGTCCACATGGTGCTCAGAGCTGAGGAACGCCCGAAGTGTGGCGATGGCCGTCGGCCGGGAGGTTGCTGATCTGTGACCCGGCGCCTGCCCCCTGCGACTGAACGCATCCTGGGTCACACCCGGCCCCCGGCCGGCCGGGCCAGCACCGCTGCAGGACCAACCCCAGCAGAAAAGGCCCCCACAGAGCCAGCCGCAGCAATGGCGGAAGGTTCCAGGAGAGATCCCCCAGCAGCTGCTGCTCGCGCAGCCAGTAGTAACTGAACACCGAGAGGCTGAGCAGCCGGCTGCCCAGGTTGCCGGTGGCCACCGCGAACGGCATCAGCCAGGTGGCGTACCAGGCATGCACGATCGGAGAGAGCATCAGCAACGCCGACAGGCTCCCCTCCGCATACCCCTCGAAGCGTCGGCAGCGCAGCAGCAGCAGGGCCAGCACCACGGCGAAGGCGAGCGCCCAGGGCCAGTTGGCCGCACGGCTGGCGGGCAGCACCAGCCCCACGAGAGCGGGAATCAGCTCGGCGCTGCGGCCGTTCTGCACGAAGCGTGACTGGAGCGGCGCCGGCACACACAGCTCCAACCCGCAGGCGAGGGGCAGGGTGAGCAGGAACGGCAGGGCGAGGGCCGCCACCATCCGCCAGCGTGGGCCCGCAGCCGTTGGCCCCCGCAGCAGCACGAACAGCGCCAGAGGCGCACTGACCCACTTGAGCGCCAGACCGGCACCGGTCGCCAGAGCAGCCGCCACCGGTCGCCGGCTGTCCCAGGCCTGCCAGGCCAGCACCATCGCCAGCAGCAGCAGGCTGTCGAGATGGCCCTCGCCGGCGAAGGCCACCAGCACCAGGGGATTCCAGCTGTAGAGGAGCCCGGAAGCGCGGCCCCAGCGCTGCGTCAGCAGGCGGCAGACGGCGAGATCCGCCGCCAGCACCAGCAGCTTGAACGCCAGCACGCTGGTGCTCAGCGCCGCCACCAGGCGGAAGAGCAACTGGGTCAGCGGCGGATAGATGGCGCTGGTTCCCGGGTGGTTGATGCGGTCCCACCAGAGGGTGCGCAGTCCCTCGAGCTCCGGAGCATCCGGCGCCAGGGCATAGGGGGAGATCCCGGCGTTCTGAATATGGCCCTCCCACAGGTACCGCCAGATGTCGTCACTGGGCTCCATGCCCAGGAGCAGCAGCCGGGCGAGCAGAGCCACACCCCAGTAGGGCAGCGCTCCGGGCCGCTGCAGCGCCCAGCTGCCCGCGAACCCGGCGCCCATCAATGCGGCACCGCTCCAGAACAGCCCCAGACCACCCGGAGCGAGAAAACCACCGTGGCCCCGCACCAGCCAGGCCCCCAGCAGAAGCAGCCCCGCCCAGAGCGGCAGCAGGCCTGAGGACCAGGCGGCGAGACGCTGGGCACCGGCCCGCCACCGGGCCCGGACGCGCTGGCACCAGAGGCGGGCCAGGGCCAGAAGAATCGTGCCGCCGGCCAGCAGCACCCCCCGCAGGCGCCCGGAGATCTTGGAGTGTCCGGCCCGCCGCTGGCGGTAGGGCACCGACAGCTCGGCGATGCGCCAACCGGCTTCCAGGGCCCGCACCTGCATCTCCACCATCCAGCCGAAACCGCGATCCAGGGGCGGCAGCTGCTCCAGGGCGCTGCGTCGGATCAGACGCAGCGGGCCGAGATCCCGACAGCGCCCGCCCCAGCCCAGGCGGATCAGTGCCGTGGCCAGTCGGTTGCCGCCCAGCTGGGCCGGGCTGAGGGCCGCCCGACCGGCCGCCGTGGCCAGGCGGTTGCCGCTCACGAGATCCGCACCGGCTTCCGCCTCCCGCAGCAGCTGGGGCAGTGGGCTGAGGTCGTCGCTGCCGTCGCCGTCGCAGAACAGCAGCCACTCCACATCGTCGGGCAGATCCTGCAGGCCGCGGCGGCAGGCCTGGCCATAACCGGGCACCGGCTCGCTCAGCACCTCGGCCCCGGCCCTTCGGGCAGCCTCGGCGCTGCCGTCGCGGCTGCCGTTGTCCACCACCCGGCAGCGCTGCACCCCGTGCCGGCGGAGTTCCTCCACCACGGCCGCGATGGAGTCCTCCTCATCCCGCACCGGCACGATGGCCATCAGGCTCGGGAGCAGCCCTGTCATCGCGGGGGATGAGCAGGGGCCCCGTCAGCCCGGTCGCTTTCAGCGCTCACGGTCATTGAGGCTCCAGTCCCAGTCGAGGAACGACACCGACAGGTTGCCCTGCCGCAGCCGCTCGGCCTGCTCCCGGGGCAGCGAGCCGGCCAGGAAATTGAGGATGGCCGTCTGGCGGGCATTCAGGCCGGGGTAGGGCTCGGCCTCACCGAACCTGGGCTCGAAATCCTCCCCGAACCAGTCGAAGACCGCCGAGAGGCGCACCTGAGCGGCCTCGGGCTCGAAGCGGAACTGGGCCGGGTCGGCCAGCATCCGTTGCACCTGATCCTGGAGCTGGTCCTCAAGGTCCGCACCCCGGTACGGCTCCTGCCGCAGCACCGGACAGCCGCGGGAGGCGCAGTTCACCGCCATGTGCAGGCGCGGCTCGTCGTACTCCCTGCGCAGCACCTCATGCTCGATCGCATCGAGGGTGAGCTGACGGCCCGCCACCGGAAAGCGCCGCCAGCGCCACACCCCGGGGATCGATCGGATGCTGTCCACCGGGTAGCGATCAACGATCGAGACGAGCGTCAGCGCGTTGTAGGCGTTGATCAGGAAGGCGATCTGCTCGGCCTCCGGCCAGGCGGCGAAGCGCTCGGGGCTCACCTCTCCGATCGCCGCGGCATAGCGATCCAGGCCGGCGCGATCGGCCTGCAGCGCGGCGTAGTCCACCTGACCGCGCGCATCCACGTGGCGGGCCAGCAGCTCGGCGTAGGCCCGATCGTCCAGGGGAGCCGCAGCAGGGGCCTCCTGTCCCGGAACCGCTGCCTGCGGGGCCGGCCCCGGCCCGCGGCCGCAGGCCCCCAGCAGCGGCGGCAGCAGTGCGGCGAGCACCAGGGCCGCACCGAGGCGGCTGCGGACGATGGTGTTGAGGCGAGCAGCAGCGGATCGAGGCATCGGGACGCGCAGGACGCGGTGGGGGAGCACCCCTGTCCGTACCGGCAGAGGGCACCGCTGGATGATGGGTCTCGCGCGCTGCCGCCGCCCACCCACCGCTGAACCCATGGCCTGGCAGTTCTGGATCGACCGCGGCGGCACCTTCACCGATCTGGTGGGCATCGCTCCGGACGGAGCCGTGGTGGTGCGCAAGGTGCTCTCGGAACAGCCGGAGCACAGGGGCGACCCGGCGGTGCGGGCCATCGGCGAGGTGCTCGGCCTGCCGGAGGGTGCCGCCATCCCGGCCGGTTGCATCGACGAGGTGCGCCTCGGCACGACCGTGGCCACCAATGCCTTGCTGGAAGCCGCCGGAGAGCCGGTGTTGCTCGTGACCAACCGCGGCCTGGGAGACCTGCTGCAGATCGGGGATCAGCACCGGCCGGACCTGTTCGCCCTGGCCATCCGCAGACCTGCCGGCCTGACCGCCGGCGTGGTGGAGGTGGGCGGCCGCCTCGA
It encodes the following:
- a CDS encoding DUF4278 domain-containing protein, which codes for MAGAIPGKTLQMEDVLTRHFQEGVCSGAKNTVLSAQLTPNAPMSMLTYRGIPYARHSQGSINHISSFSPGLLTYRGVAYNPDIARAWSQGSPDEYTKTYRGVMYRQLSRDLPFRWLFSSRRLQYDAS
- a CDS encoding glycine zipper 2TM domain-containing protein, which codes for MWTARQCSLTAQATLLFTASVALPAVQAGPRPIAQTCYQRVYDERYVPGTPTRQGYVLADWKDVEVPCARPSLAPVAPISPAANLYEPDVPQRGYGACTEGAVIGGLLGGGVGAASSRPSARGWAIPLGAVVGGGLGCLLDRS
- a CDS encoding ISAs1 family transposase — encoded protein: MLDSAFAATDLDLISFLKAIPDARMRRGVRFPAWYLLLVAVLGILSGCKSLRDLERFSIRHHSALTEALGVELRRPPSDSSFRYFFHQVDVAELCAAIRDWTIAQIPGGAADLDQLVCDGKTLRGSIEPTAGGGSAFIAQVTLYSAALGVAISQACYATGENHERAVLRQLLGELDLEGVLIQADALHTQRPFFGSSRSRGPTSS
- a CDS encoding ISAs1 family transposase encodes the protein MTVKANQKTLHRQIRSQFQGKRKIPFAARHREAGHGRDITWTLRAKQAPAHITEAWIGTSWIVEVTATGTRDGKPFQATHLFLSSLRTTPEALLRLVRERWSIEGWHWIRDTQLHEDAHRYRGNGAGAIATLRTAAMNLLRLSGFQWIRAGMQAVMHDITALLAMAMRQPNHDPC
- a CDS encoding DUF547 domain-containing protein; translated protein: MPRSAAARLNTIVRSRLGAALVLAALLPPLLGACGRGPGPAPQAAVPGQEAPAAAPLDDRAYAELLARHVDARGQVDYAALQADRAGLDRYAAAIGEVSPERFAAWPEAEQIAFLINAYNALTLVSIVDRYPVDSIRSIPGVWRWRRFPVAGRQLTLDAIEHEVLRREYDEPRLHMAVNCASRGCPVLRQEPYRGADLEDQLQDQVQRMLADPAQFRFEPEAAQVRLSAVFDWFGEDFEPRFGEAEPYPGLNARQTAILNFLAGSLPREQAERLRQGNLSVSFLDWDWSLNDRER
- a CDS encoding glycosyltransferase family 2 protein gives rise to the protein MTGLLPSLMAIVPVRDEEDSIAAVVEELRRHGVQRCRVVDNGSRDGSAEAARRAGAEVLSEPVPGYGQACRRGLQDLPDDVEWLLFCDGDGSDDLSPLPQLLREAEAGADLVSGNRLATAAGRAALSPAQLGGNRLATALIRLGWGGRCRDLGPLRLIRRSALEQLPPLDRGFGWMVEMQVRALEAGWRIAELSVPYRQRRAGHSKISGRLRGVLLAGGTILLALARLWCQRVRARWRAGAQRLAAWSSGLLPLWAGLLLLGAWLVRGHGGFLAPGGLGLFWSGAALMGAGFAGSWALQRPGALPYWGVALLARLLLLGMEPSDDIWRYLWEGHIQNAGISPYALAPDAPELEGLRTLWWDRINHPGTSAIYPPLTQLLFRLVAALSTSVLAFKLLVLAADLAVCRLLTQRWGRASGLLYSWNPLVLVAFAGEGHLDSLLLLAMVLAWQAWDSRRPVAAALATGAGLALKWVSAPLALFVLLRGPTAAGPRWRMVAALALPFLLTLPLACGLELCVPAPLQSRFVQNGRSAELIPALVGLVLPASRAANWPWALAFAVVLALLLLRCRRFEGYAEGSLSALLMLSPIVHAWYATWLMPFAVATGNLGSRLLSLSVFSYYWLREQQLLGDLSWNLPPLLRLALWGPFLLGLVLQRCWPGRPGAGCDPGCVQSQGAGAGSQISNLPADGHRHTSGVPQL